A stretch of the Archangium violaceum genome encodes the following:
- a CDS encoding chloride channel protein gives MKDEPPPTASVSLREASRRFIHASLQAFNRIRLPGPTVLPIAGAVVGLYSGLAAGIFSNLIGLVSGLTFSAAWLDDALRRPGSRALLSVWDALAHAQWHPEHAIIGVPLVSGALLLARIIEPGGPRDEVKRRLRLLALLVLGALALYYPLVALTALNRAFGNAHHVTEILPHLPWWIFLVAPPLGGMLVGRLLRDYPETHGHGLPEVVRAVKSNQELPGERGLLKLVASAITIGSGGSAGREGPIVYGGAAFASTVGRILGFSRRELAILLACGAGAGISASFNAPIAGAVFAMEIILREFELRVFSPIILASVAGTLVSHGTMGAAPMINDRLGYELVSGWEVICYVGLGLLCGLLAYAFVRLLHHAEDFFAGRVEGKMSAWFGRRHLWQRAGLGGLCAGVLAFLSPTVWGSGHDYINLAAIGQLSFVFLVTACGVKLVATAITLGSGGSGGTFFPSAVMGAMVGGAFGTLVHYFFPATTGPSGAYAIVGMGGAVAALTRGPLTGMMMLYELSANHAIILPLMVTCTIASALCHYLTERKAPKTQTDAELLATTPVRALMRELAPVPADMHLRPLMDQVLTTESGTLPVLDGDGKLYGIVQVDQFRDIWRDEVLHPMLVASDLARKVPLLSPDTDLAQALRLMDQEDVDALPVQGPPGSQTCGLLTRALVRRFLSTQHARQHAHGEHPVATTEATN, from the coding sequence ATGAAGGACGAGCCTCCGCCTACCGCCTCCGTCTCGCTTCGCGAGGCGTCGAGGCGTTTCATCCATGCGAGCCTCCAGGCATTCAACCGGATCCGCCTGCCTGGCCCCACGGTGCTGCCCATCGCGGGAGCGGTGGTGGGCCTCTACAGCGGCCTGGCCGCCGGTATCTTCTCCAACCTCATCGGGCTGGTGAGCGGCCTCACCTTCAGTGCCGCCTGGCTGGACGATGCGTTGCGCCGCCCCGGCTCGCGCGCGCTGCTGTCGGTCTGGGACGCGCTGGCCCATGCGCAATGGCATCCCGAGCACGCCATCATCGGAGTTCCGCTGGTCTCCGGCGCCCTGCTGCTGGCGCGCATCATCGAGCCCGGCGGCCCCCGGGACGAGGTGAAGCGCCGGCTGCGTCTGCTGGCCCTGCTGGTGCTGGGCGCGCTCGCCCTCTACTACCCGCTGGTGGCCCTCACCGCGCTCAACCGCGCCTTCGGCAATGCCCACCACGTGACGGAGATCCTCCCGCACCTGCCCTGGTGGATCTTCCTCGTGGCGCCACCACTGGGCGGCATGCTGGTGGGACGGCTGCTACGCGACTACCCGGAGACGCACGGCCACGGCCTGCCCGAGGTGGTGCGCGCGGTGAAGAGCAACCAGGAGCTGCCCGGGGAGCGCGGCCTGCTCAAGCTGGTGGCCAGCGCCATCACCATCGGCAGCGGAGGCTCGGCCGGACGCGAGGGCCCCATCGTCTACGGAGGCGCCGCCTTCGCCTCCACCGTGGGCCGCATCCTGGGCTTCTCCCGCCGCGAGCTGGCCATCCTGCTGGCGTGCGGCGCCGGTGCCGGCATCTCCGCCTCCTTCAACGCCCCCATCGCCGGCGCCGTGTTCGCGATGGAGATCATCCTGCGCGAGTTCGAGCTGCGCGTCTTCTCGCCCATCATCCTCGCCAGCGTGGCGGGCACGCTGGTGAGCCATGGCACCATGGGCGCGGCGCCGATGATCAACGACCGGCTCGGCTACGAGCTGGTGAGCGGCTGGGAGGTGATCTGCTACGTGGGGCTGGGGCTCTTGTGCGGCCTGCTCGCGTACGCCTTCGTGCGGCTGCTGCACCACGCGGAGGACTTCTTCGCCGGACGGGTGGAAGGGAAGATGTCGGCGTGGTTCGGCCGGCGCCACCTGTGGCAGCGCGCGGGGCTCGGCGGACTGTGCGCGGGCGTGCTCGCCTTCCTCAGCCCCACCGTGTGGGGCAGCGGGCACGACTACATCAACCTGGCGGCCATCGGGCAGCTCAGCTTCGTCTTCCTCGTCACCGCGTGCGGCGTGAAGCTGGTGGCCACCGCCATCACCCTGGGCTCGGGGGGCTCGGGGGGCACGTTCTTCCCCTCGGCGGTGATGGGGGCCATGGTGGGCGGCGCCTTCGGCACGCTGGTGCACTACTTCTTCCCCGCCACCACCGGGCCCAGCGGCGCCTACGCCATCGTGGGCATGGGCGGCGCGGTGGCCGCGCTCACCCGAGGGCCCCTCACGGGGATGATGATGCTCTACGAGCTGAGCGCCAACCACGCCATCATCCTGCCGCTCATGGTGACGTGCACCATCGCCTCGGCGCTCTGCCACTACCTCACCGAGCGCAAGGCACCCAAGACGCAGACGGACGCGGAGCTGCTGGCCACCACGCCGGTGCGCGCGCTGATGCGCGAGCTGGCCCCGGTGCCCGCCGACATGCACCTGCGCCCCCTCATGGACCAGGTGCTCACCACCGAGAGCGGCACGCTGCCCGTGCTGGATGGGGACGGGAAGCTGTACGGCATCGTGCAGGTGGACCAGTTCCGCGACATCTGGCGCGACGAGGTGCTGCACCCGATGCTCGTCGCCAGCGACCTGGCGCGCAAGGTGCCGCTGCTGTCGCCGGACACGGACCTGGCCCAGGCGCTGCGTCTGATGGACCAGGAGGACGTGGACGCCCTGCCCGTGCAGGGGCCCCCCGGGAGTCAGACCTGCGGGCTGCTGACGCGAGCGCTCGTGCGGAGGTTCCTCTCCACGCAACACGCGCGCCAGCACGCACACGGGGAACATCCCGTGGCGACCACCGAGGCCACCAACTGA
- a CDS encoding CPBP family glutamic-type intramembrane protease: MPNTQPLSENAPTRRRALAEAAFILVTVFLPANLAVFGRAPLLTLTCLLAAWGLLLLRPWTEWRSGQRGRAIGGVLLLGLALGAALAGPWYREESTPPPRLGVRYTSVSWEGAGPTARKVVELTHVEPGRPADGRLEVGDRVLAVEGEPLSSSDPEEDFRERVRAAGGGASTDMRLTVERQGQTREVTVHVGPAQKTGPFKPGSIMWLSIRALGMCLLVALLLWRDGQGPAQLGLVREGLGRELLLSIPVALGAYAVTIAAAIPLAALGALLKITGKEVLARKEVATSLVETGLGVPAFAAAMVLVASFEELTFRGFLVPRMRVLLGHWHAAVLVAAVLFGMGHFYQGTLAVAQTAVLGAYFGFVFIHRARLPSVMLAHAAFNTINFAFMVWLQRSGALEKIMEQIPHK; the protein is encoded by the coding sequence ATGCCGAACACCCAACCGCTCAGCGAGAACGCACCCACACGTCGGCGAGCGCTGGCCGAGGCGGCGTTCATCCTCGTCACCGTGTTCCTCCCGGCCAACCTCGCCGTGTTCGGAAGGGCGCCGCTGCTCACGCTCACCTGCCTCCTGGCGGCCTGGGGGCTGCTGCTCCTGCGACCCTGGACGGAGTGGCGCTCGGGCCAGAGGGGCCGCGCCATCGGGGGTGTCCTCCTCCTCGGACTGGCGCTCGGCGCGGCCCTGGCCGGTCCCTGGTACAGGGAGGAGTCCACCCCGCCACCCCGCCTCGGCGTGCGGTACACGAGCGTCTCGTGGGAAGGCGCCGGCCCGACAGCCCGAAAGGTCGTCGAGCTCACCCACGTGGAGCCCGGGCGTCCGGCGGACGGACGGCTGGAGGTGGGAGACCGCGTCCTCGCGGTAGAGGGCGAGCCCCTGTCCTCCTCGGACCCCGAGGAGGACTTCCGCGAGCGCGTCCGGGCGGCGGGAGGAGGTGCCAGCACCGACATGCGCCTCACCGTCGAGCGCCAGGGACAGACGCGCGAGGTGACGGTCCACGTCGGGCCCGCCCAGAAGACCGGACCCTTCAAGCCCGGCTCCATCATGTGGCTGAGCATCCGCGCGCTCGGCATGTGCCTGCTCGTGGCGCTGCTGCTGTGGAGGGATGGGCAGGGGCCGGCGCAGCTCGGCCTCGTTCGCGAGGGGCTGGGGCGGGAATTGCTCCTCAGCATCCCCGTCGCCCTCGGCGCGTACGCCGTCACCATCGCCGCCGCCATTCCGCTCGCCGCGCTCGGCGCGCTCCTGAAGATCACCGGGAAGGAGGTGCTCGCGCGCAAGGAGGTGGCCACCTCGCTCGTGGAGACGGGGCTCGGCGTGCCGGCCTTCGCCGCGGCGATGGTGCTCGTGGCCAGCTTCGAGGAGCTCACCTTCCGGGGCTTCCTCGTCCCGAGGATGCGGGTGCTCCTGGGACACTGGCACGCCGCCGTGCTGGTCGCGGCCGTGCTCTTCGGGATGGGGCACTTCTACCAGGGCACCCTCGCGGTGGCCCAGACCGCCGTGCTCGGGGCCTACTTCGGCTTCGTCTTCATTCACCGCGCCCGCCTGCCCTCCGTGATGCTCGCCCACGCGGCCTTCAACACCATCAACTTCGCCTTCATGGTGTGGCTCCAGCGCTCGGGCGCCCTCGAAAAGATCATGGAGCAGATTCCCCACAAGTAG
- a CDS encoding Mpo1-like protein has product MNDRTEGLLSWQWSHYPDNHRDRRNLLLHALTVPLFQLGTVLLVTSPVTSPWVVLPGAVATVSALALQGRGHRFETGSPAPFRGPFDVIARLFVEQWVTFPRFVLSGGFARAWRSTRDAAASVA; this is encoded by the coding sequence ATGAATGATCGAACCGAAGGACTTCTCTCCTGGCAGTGGAGCCACTACCCGGACAACCACCGCGATCGCCGCAACCTGCTCCTGCATGCGCTGACGGTGCCCTTGTTCCAGCTCGGCACCGTGCTGCTCGTCACCTCGCCCGTGACCTCGCCCTGGGTGGTCCTGCCCGGCGCCGTGGCCACCGTGAGCGCGCTGGCGCTCCAGGGCCGGGGTCACCGCTTCGAGACGGGCTCGCCCGCCCCCTTCCGGGGCCCCTTCGACGTCATCGCGCGGCTCTTCGTCGAGCAGTGGGTGACGTTCCCCCGCTTCGTGCTGTCGGGTGGCTTCGCTCGCGCGTGGCGCTCGACGCGCGACGCCGCCGCGTCCGTGGCCTGA
- a CDS encoding helix-turn-helix domain-containing protein has protein sequence MHLVLGLDGPLRVRAGLGPWREVPGVLTAPDVPHAIDAAGREVLLVFLEPESEAGMALGASLEGPFRVLSAGERDLLARDAEPMSLMRAEGVAWTHRVVEVLGAGTASSRRAVHPRVRKLLRLLRDLPSEGDTSLSALAAEVGLSPGRLMHAFTESIGMPLRPYLAWLRLQRAAAAIVSGVPLGEAAHAAGFSDAAHMTRTFRRMLGMPPSVLRPTAQPARSRQRRGGALHPGHE, from the coding sequence ATGCACCTCGTGCTGGGGCTCGACGGGCCATTGCGCGTGCGTGCCGGCCTCGGGCCCTGGAGGGAGGTGCCCGGGGTGTTGACGGCGCCGGACGTACCCCATGCCATCGATGCCGCGGGCCGCGAGGTGCTGCTCGTCTTCCTCGAGCCGGAGAGTGAAGCGGGCATGGCGCTCGGCGCCTCTCTCGAGGGCCCCTTCCGTGTCCTCTCCGCCGGGGAGCGCGACCTGCTCGCCCGGGATGCCGAGCCGATGAGCCTCATGCGCGCCGAGGGCGTCGCGTGGACACACCGGGTCGTCGAGGTGCTCGGCGCGGGCACGGCGTCCTCCCGGCGCGCCGTGCATCCCCGAGTACGAAAGCTGCTCCGGCTGCTGCGCGACCTGCCCTCCGAGGGAGACACGTCGCTGTCAGCCCTCGCGGCCGAGGTGGGGCTCTCCCCGGGGCGCCTGATGCATGCCTTCACGGAGTCCATTGGAATGCCGCTGCGGCCCTACCTGGCCTGGCTCAGGCTCCAGCGCGCGGCGGCGGCCATCGTGTCGGGCGTGCCCCTGGGCGAGGCCGCCCATGCCGCGGGCTTCTCGGATGCCGCCCACATGACGCGCACCTTCCGGCGCATGCTGGGCATGCCCCCCTCGGTGCTGCGGCCCACGGCGCAGCCAGCTCGTTCAAGACAGCGGCGCGGGGGCGCCCTACATCCAGGGCATGAATGA
- a CDS encoding TetR/AcrR family transcriptional regulator: protein MARVKGSRNADYEKERGRLLEAVRVRLLAADGAQASFRQLAEVAGVSVATLRHYFGSREALLAEVMVDMHRLGMPRLLSVAMEVQGPVRESLRWFLQSLAKGWRVGSVGAVHAFGLTAGMGHEMLGPVYVKELLEPTLQAAEARLSRHIADGELRHCDVRHAALELVCPVVLGLLHQVQLSGASCRPLDVDRFLEDHLETFLRAHAVPPAPG, encoded by the coding sequence ATGGCCCGGGTGAAGGGGAGCCGCAACGCGGACTACGAGAAGGAGCGGGGGCGCCTGCTGGAGGCGGTTCGCGTGCGCCTGCTCGCGGCGGATGGGGCCCAGGCGAGCTTCCGGCAGCTCGCCGAGGTGGCCGGGGTGAGCGTGGCCACGCTGCGGCACTACTTCGGCTCGCGAGAGGCCCTGCTGGCGGAAGTCATGGTGGACATGCACCGGCTCGGCATGCCGCGGCTGCTCTCCGTGGCCATGGAGGTCCAGGGCCCGGTGCGCGAGTCGCTCCGGTGGTTCCTCCAGTCACTCGCCAAGGGGTGGCGCGTGGGCTCGGTGGGGGCGGTGCACGCCTTCGGGCTCACCGCGGGCATGGGCCACGAGATGCTGGGGCCGGTGTACGTGAAGGAGTTGCTGGAGCCCACGCTCCAGGCGGCGGAGGCGCGCCTGTCCCGTCACATCGCGGACGGGGAGCTGCGGCACTGCGACGTGCGCCATGCCGCGCTGGAGCTGGTGTGCCCGGTGGTGCTCGGGCTGCTGCACCAGGTGCAGCTCTCGGGGGCGAGCTGCCGGCCGCTGGACGTGGATCGCTTCCTGGAGGACCACCTGGAGACGTTCCTCCGCGCCCATGCCGTGCCCCCCGCCCCCGGGTGA
- a CDS encoding aromatic ring-hydroxylating oxygenase subunit alpha, whose amino-acid sequence MLDGFAKEGFADVWTPVAMSREVGRNPLGLTLASERIVLFRDNEGRVSALHDQCPHRGVKLSLGKVGEDGCLECPFHGWRFAAGGACSHIPLNPMPEEKRRRFSATAFPVRERGGLIWLYTRPGAEAPEEPPFPEALERKGVRVHMYAETWKAHWTRPMENMLDAPHLPFVHRRTIGMGVRRRITKDSKMEMEVSPTPTGFRTSWRLEGGPAEADLDWMRPNGMCLTVPIPDRLLRLHMWCIPVDAHHTRMLQVTARDFLRFQPFAAVLDAFTRSVLREDRASVESSAPSEVPPVSQERSVATDRATLAFRRWYLERKKRGPLEAAPRPEAPSLAG is encoded by the coding sequence ATGCTGGACGGTTTCGCCAAGGAGGGCTTCGCGGACGTGTGGACACCGGTGGCGATGTCCCGGGAGGTCGGTAGGAACCCCCTCGGGCTGACGCTGGCCTCGGAGCGCATCGTGCTCTTCCGGGACAACGAGGGCCGGGTGTCGGCGCTGCACGACCAGTGCCCTCACCGGGGCGTGAAGCTGTCCCTGGGGAAGGTGGGCGAGGACGGGTGCCTGGAGTGCCCCTTCCACGGGTGGCGCTTCGCGGCGGGAGGGGCGTGCTCGCACATCCCGCTCAACCCCATGCCCGAGGAGAAGCGACGGCGCTTCTCCGCCACCGCCTTCCCCGTGCGCGAGCGCGGCGGCCTCATCTGGCTCTACACGCGTCCGGGCGCCGAGGCGCCGGAGGAGCCACCCTTCCCCGAGGCGCTGGAGCGCAAGGGCGTGCGCGTGCACATGTACGCCGAGACGTGGAAGGCCCATTGGACGCGGCCGATGGAGAACATGCTGGACGCGCCGCACCTGCCCTTCGTGCACCGGCGCACCATCGGCATGGGCGTGCGCCGGCGGATCACGAAGGACTCGAAGATGGAGATGGAGGTGAGCCCCACGCCCACGGGCTTCCGCACCTCGTGGCGCCTGGAGGGCGGTCCCGCCGAAGCGGACCTGGACTGGATGCGGCCCAACGGCATGTGCCTGACCGTGCCCATCCCGGACCGGCTCCTGCGCCTGCACATGTGGTGCATCCCGGTGGACGCGCACCACACGCGGATGCTCCAGGTGACCGCGCGCGACTTCCTGAGGTTCCAGCCCTTCGCGGCCGTGCTCGACGCCTTCACCCGGAGCGTCCTGCGCGAGGACAGGGCCTCGGTGGAATCGAGCGCCCCCTCCGAGGTGCCCCCGGTGTCCCAGGAGCGCAGCGTGGCGACGGACCGGGCCACGCTGGCCTTCCGCCGCTGGTACCTCGAGCGCAAGAAGCGGGGCCCTCTCGAGGCCGCCCCCCGCCCCGAGGCACCGTCCCTGGCGGGCTGA
- a CDS encoding PAS domain-containing sensor histidine kinase translates to MLRRVSELEEREAHARQILQRVGVSIWEEDFSRVQEALSALRRQGVQDVRAYCVEHLDFVRQAVGQVNVVNVNDTTLRMFHASSREELSGSLERIFLPETLTVFAEQLAALAEGRPSLQAETVVRTLDGQRLDVFFTFTWDAVVGRADRVLVTLMDISERKAAERALQESETRFRNMADHAPVMMRVTDARGETTYLNQQWYDFTGQTEATALGLGWLNALHPDDVASTQAVFLDAHTRRAAFQLDYRLRRVDGEYRWAIDAASPRFGPGGEFLGYIGSVIDITERRRREDLLRFLVETGTTLASSLDGAATLTSLARLAVPTLADWCLVDLVEEDGSVRRVEVAVADPADAPLAEEVRRFPARMDGNPAHPPTTALREGRSVLLPKVELTRLLSLAHGEEHARAMAAARPISVMAVPLMARGRTLGVLTFLFTAHSGRHYGTAELAAAEDLARRAALTADNARLYRDAQRAVRLRDEFLSIASHELKTPLTPLSLKLQVLVREVQARCEAPLAQRLLGHLDACRHQVKRLSELVHGLLDVTHLSEGQLNLEREQVDLVVLVREVAARLESQAERTGSPLMLEADGPVVGEWDRLRLEQVVSHLLSNAVKYGAGHPVSVRVQAAGARARLVVRDQGIGMEPHMLARIFDKFERGVSERHYGGLGLGLYVTRQTLQAMGGTVSVESAPGKGATFTVELPLRQSAGAS, encoded by the coding sequence TTGCTGCGGCGTGTGTCCGAATTGGAGGAGCGCGAGGCCCATGCCCGGCAGATCCTCCAGAGGGTGGGTGTCTCCATCTGGGAGGAGGACTTCTCCCGGGTCCAGGAGGCGCTGAGCGCGCTGCGGCGTCAGGGTGTCCAGGATGTGCGCGCCTACTGCGTCGAGCACCTGGACTTCGTCCGCCAGGCGGTGGGCCAGGTGAACGTGGTGAACGTCAACGACACCACGTTGCGGATGTTCCACGCCTCCAGCCGGGAGGAGCTGAGCGGCTCGCTGGAGCGCATCTTCCTGCCGGAGACGCTGACGGTCTTCGCCGAGCAGTTGGCCGCGCTGGCCGAGGGCCGCCCCTCGCTCCAGGCGGAGACGGTGGTGCGGACGTTGGACGGTCAGCGCCTCGATGTGTTCTTCACCTTCACCTGGGACGCGGTGGTGGGGCGGGCGGACCGGGTGCTGGTGACGCTCATGGACATCAGCGAGCGCAAGGCGGCCGAGCGTGCCCTCCAGGAGAGCGAGACGCGCTTCCGCAACATGGCGGACCACGCGCCGGTGATGATGAGGGTGACGGACGCGAGGGGCGAGACCACCTACCTCAACCAGCAGTGGTACGACTTCACCGGCCAGACGGAGGCGACGGCGCTGGGGTTGGGGTGGCTGAACGCCCTCCACCCGGATGACGTCGCGTCGACGCAGGCCGTCTTCCTCGACGCCCATACACGGCGCGCGGCCTTCCAGCTGGACTACAGGCTGCGCCGCGTGGACGGCGAGTACCGCTGGGCCATCGACGCGGCATCCCCCCGCTTCGGGCCGGGTGGCGAGTTCCTCGGTTACATCGGCTCGGTCATCGACATCACCGAGCGGCGCCGGCGCGAGGATCTCCTGCGCTTCCTGGTGGAGACGGGCACGACGCTGGCCTCCTCCCTGGACGGCGCGGCGACGCTCACCTCCCTGGCGCGCCTCGCCGTCCCCACGCTGGCCGACTGGTGCCTGGTGGACCTGGTGGAGGAGGACGGCTCGGTGCGCCGGGTGGAGGTGGCGGTGGCGGATCCGGCGGATGCGCCCCTGGCCGAGGAGGTCCGCCGCTTCCCGGCCCGGATGGATGGCAACCCCGCCCACCCTCCGACGACGGCGCTGCGCGAGGGGCGCTCGGTGCTGCTGCCGAAGGTGGAGCTCACGCGCCTCCTCTCCCTGGCGCACGGCGAGGAGCATGCCCGGGCGATGGCGGCTGCCCGCCCCATCTCCGTGATGGCCGTCCCCCTGATGGCCCGCGGGCGCACCCTGGGGGTCCTCACCTTCCTCTTCACCGCGCACTCGGGGCGGCACTACGGCACGGCGGAGCTCGCGGCGGCGGAGGACCTCGCCCGGCGCGCGGCGCTCACGGCGGACAACGCGCGGCTCTACAGGGACGCGCAGCGCGCGGTGCGGCTGCGCGACGAGTTCCTCTCCATCGCCAGTCACGAGCTGAAGACGCCCCTCACGCCCCTGTCGCTCAAGCTGCAGGTGCTCGTGCGCGAGGTCCAGGCGCGCTGTGAGGCGCCGCTGGCCCAGCGCCTGCTCGGGCACCTGGATGCGTGCCGTCATCAGGTGAAGCGGCTGTCGGAGCTGGTGCACGGCCTGCTCGACGTGACGCATCTGAGCGAGGGACAGCTGAACCTCGAGCGGGAGCAGGTGGACCTGGTGGTGTTGGTGCGGGAGGTGGCCGCGCGCCTCGAGTCCCAGGCGGAGCGGACCGGGAGCCCCTTGATGCTGGAGGCGGATGGGCCGGTGGTGGGGGAGTGGGACAGGCTGCGGCTCGAGCAGGTGGTCTCCCATCTGCTCTCCAACGCCGTCAAATACGGGGCCGGTCACCCCGTGTCCGTCCGCGTCCAGGCCGCCGGAGCGCGTGCCCGTCTGGTGGTGAGGGATCAGGGCATCGGCATGGAGCCGCACATGCTGGCGCGCATCTTCGACAAGTTCGAGCGGGGCGTGTCGGAGCGGCACTACGGTGGGCTGGGGCTGGGGCTCTACGTGACGCGGCAGACCCTCCAGGCCATGGGGGGCACGGTCTCCGTGGAGAGCGCCCCGGGCAAGGGGGCCACCTTCACGGTGGAGCTGCCCCTGCGGCAGTCGGCTGGCGCGTCCTGA
- a CDS encoding CgeB family protein, translating into MSSHGLRIAFFGASLVSAWWNGAAMYYRGLLRALHARGHRITFYEPALPERQRHRDLPVAPDFATVVMYSAEGTQGLERCLEDARSADVVVKASGVGIFDEWLNARVLELKSGTTQVVYWDLDAPVTLERMAANPEDPFLALVPGYDRVFTQGGGDAVVLAYRDFGARECIPVYSAVDPDAHHPVGPEPRFDCDLVFMDDRLPDLERRVESYFMRAADLLPDKRFLLGGDGWGARSRPANMGYLGPVPLREHNAVRVSARSVLDVSRDGMARFGFSPAPRLLEAAAAGACLITDAWEGIELFLEPGRECLVAQDGLEVAEAVLCLTDEGVRQLGEAARRRVLAEHTYAHRALLVEQALGHVPGPGAMRASVA; encoded by the coding sequence ATGAGCAGCCACGGACTTCGGATCGCCTTCTTCGGCGCGAGCCTCGTCTCCGCCTGGTGGAACGGGGCCGCCATGTACTACCGGGGACTGCTCCGGGCGCTGCATGCACGTGGACACCGCATCACGTTCTACGAGCCAGCCCTGCCCGAGCGGCAGCGCCACCGGGACCTTCCGGTGGCTCCGGACTTCGCGACGGTGGTGATGTACTCGGCCGAGGGGACGCAGGGGTTGGAGCGGTGCCTGGAGGACGCCCGGAGCGCGGACGTGGTGGTGAAGGCCAGCGGTGTGGGCATCTTCGACGAGTGGTTGAACGCCCGGGTGCTGGAGCTCAAGTCCGGTACCACGCAGGTGGTGTATTGGGACCTGGACGCTCCGGTCACCCTGGAGCGGATGGCGGCCAACCCGGAGGATCCCTTCCTGGCGCTCGTGCCGGGCTACGACCGCGTCTTCACGCAGGGCGGTGGGGACGCGGTGGTGCTGGCCTACCGCGACTTCGGGGCGCGCGAGTGCATTCCCGTGTACAGCGCGGTGGATCCGGACGCGCACCACCCGGTGGGACCGGAGCCGCGCTTCGACTGTGACCTGGTCTTCATGGACGACCGGCTGCCGGACCTGGAGCGGCGCGTGGAGTCCTATTTCATGCGTGCCGCGGACCTGTTGCCGGACAAGCGCTTCCTGCTGGGCGGCGACGGCTGGGGTGCGCGGTCCCGGCCCGCCAACATGGGCTACCTGGGCCCCGTCCCGCTCCGGGAGCACAACGCCGTGCGGGTGAGCGCGCGTTCGGTGCTCGACGTCAGCCGCGACGGCATGGCGCGCTTCGGCTTCTCTCCGGCCCCGCGTCTGCTCGAGGCGGCGGCCGCGGGCGCGTGTCTGATCACCGACGCCTGGGAGGGCATCGAGCTCTTCCTGGAGCCGGGGCGCGAGTGTCTGGTGGCGCAGGATGGCCTGGAGGTGGCCGAGGCGGTGCTGTGCCTCACGGACGAAGGGGTGCGCCAGCTGGGAGAGGCGGCGCGCCGCCGGGTCCTGGCCGAGCACACGTACGCGCACCGGGCCCTGCTGGTGGAGCAGGCCCTGGGCCACGTGCCGGGGCCGGGCGCCATGAGGGCGTCCGTGGCTTGA
- a CDS encoding glycosyltransferase family 4 protein, with the protein MTTGTSGGVWTYALELSRALGRRGVAVTLATMGAPLTPARWAEALEVPGLSIEQSSWRLEGPEATWEDMEAAGEWLLELEERLAPDVVHLNGYRHGALPWRRPPLVVAHDCPLSWWEAVKGERAVEEDVRYRWEVTRGLRAAGHVVAPTVFMREALERHYGPLGPASVIPHARRHEDFPPARVREPFILATGRLWDEARNLEVLETVAPRLNWPVLVAGELLHPDGGEVRARYVRPLGRLPRRELAGYMGRASLYVMPARYEPFGPAALEAALAGCALVLGDIPSLREVWEDAAVFVPPDDTDMLTRALRRLVSDPVLCSRMSTLARTRALEFSPDRMASAYLGIYAHQDRVSGGASSAQPQLARAT; encoded by the coding sequence ATGACCACCGGCACCTCCGGTGGCGTGTGGACGTACGCACTGGAGTTGAGTCGGGCGCTGGGCCGTCGGGGAGTGGCGGTGACGTTGGCCACGATGGGAGCCCCCCTCACTCCGGCGCGCTGGGCCGAGGCGCTGGAGGTGCCGGGGCTCTCCATCGAGCAGAGCTCCTGGAGGCTCGAGGGACCCGAGGCCACCTGGGAGGACATGGAGGCGGCGGGGGAGTGGCTGTTGGAGCTGGAGGAGCGGCTCGCGCCGGACGTGGTGCACCTCAATGGCTACCGCCATGGCGCGTTGCCCTGGAGGCGTCCGCCGCTGGTGGTGGCCCACGACTGTCCGCTCTCCTGGTGGGAGGCGGTGAAGGGGGAGCGGGCCGTGGAGGAGGACGTGCGCTACCGCTGGGAGGTGACGCGGGGCCTGCGCGCCGCGGGCCACGTGGTGGCTCCCACCGTCTTCATGCGGGAGGCCCTGGAGCGGCACTACGGGCCCCTGGGCCCGGCCAGCGTCATCCCCCACGCGCGCCGCCACGAGGACTTCCCGCCCGCCCGGGTGCGCGAGCCCTTCATCCTCGCCACGGGCCGGCTGTGGGACGAGGCGCGCAACCTGGAGGTGCTGGAGACGGTGGCGCCGCGGCTGAACTGGCCGGTCCTCGTGGCCGGTGAGCTCCTGCACCCCGATGGGGGCGAGGTGCGCGCGCGCTACGTGCGCCCGCTGGGGAGACTGCCTCGCCGGGAGCTCGCCGGGTACATGGGCCGGGCCTCCCTCTATGTCATGCCCGCTCGCTACGAGCCCTTCGGCCCGGCGGCGTTGGAAGCCGCGCTCGCCGGGTGTGCGCTGGTGTTGGGTGACATCCCCTCCCTGCGCGAGGTGTGGGAGGACGCGGCCGTCTTCGTTCCACCCGACGACACGGACATGCTCACGCGGGCCCTGCGGCGGCTGGTGTCGGATCCCGTGCTGTGTAGCCGGATGTCAACCCTTGCACGGACGCGTGCATTGGAGTTCTCCCCGGATCGCATGGCCAGTGCCTACCTTGGGATCTACGCCCACCAGGATCGTGTATCCGGGGGGGCGTCCTCCGCCCAGCCCCAGCTGGCGCGGGCGACCTGA